A genomic window from Betta splendens chromosome 24, fBetSpl5.4, whole genome shotgun sequence includes:
- the nhsl1b gene encoding NHS-like protein 1 isoform X8 has protein sequence MVFIGTSLKSVIKYFKRKAVSNLDEESKWTVHYTAPWHQQENVFLPGSRPPCVEDLHRQAKVNLKTALRECDKLRKDGFRSSQYYSQGPTFSDPIQSTSSLQDDEDDETDKKSTASSAEDDKSELSMRPQTPQGGDEEGEESEVDRQMVWNKAMPLPTPEEKMRRAAQAVPTDIVAINVTGAVFDRQASIRRSLINTDTVSRRPKKVKRRKTISGLPENINMELAAKGRGGELRPHSMFIPGQYSTLGRVGSVNSTLRRSDTRDSSCQTEEVKVVPPSMRRIRAQRGQGIAAQMAGISASSSTGSISISSTDSSGILMLPHQFNADPSRFHSLPRQGARVSLSADPIYSSTPIKSEELSTSQRQIGKLQVDDTVVHMRNAPRTGTLPRPKSQEVRATQSSEWGGGPACVVSPHAAYSTSLIPNATMSKSTEVIALSSSGQIPHTPASAYATARPLSLASSINTDPATSSPTGFTHSSTCPALATSTPTHAPQDGGLVLAATASESGHSDSSAHSLSTLAPTPPSRLAEEQWMYDTPDNVVAPHRTLTSSCSTPINQLYSSLELSSRTTTDSSSLYSQDNDGYYTSMHLDSGLRSRSHGSGHGAGAGRAMRHSMYECREMANQDDSGSLYSDHSLSRSISLRKSKKPPLPPARTDSLRRKPGVKKPLGGVSALGGASQANGAMLNESLIASLQQSLQMGLKGGKGKGASPSSPSHSPSSDYDDPWLLRPRSQSSISAGSSAASLAANTNCSGVSNVYSLCHVTPAHSDTSSLRSDYADSWGYYMEYPRNHGDQRAQTPPAHAADNISVGPLQGGLQNGGECPNRQDHPGGAEQGEGVAVKPKASTSSPDRVHRLTSPSSGYSSQSNTPTAGTPVPSIARSQSPSGNRPKPKVPERKSSLLSSVSMSSSSTSLSSNTSDSLKSTGPPPPPPLPLFSSSAPSTPLSPPPPFPPPLPPSSSADSPPPAPPLPATPQPNSLNPPASSTSPEFPPPPSPEMLIHPSLSFNGSFSPPPPPPLPSLGPPPPPPPPLPTFSSSFASTSFVKRETDAPKPAASSSPEKSQKPLITPFALQSVQLRSVKRPDKETNDNSDPIMTRETEGLPLLQKPPVMEKPCSQENNTVFPVFNNSPDEDSRNSSPSPVSQLLEGFSLDCSITDETPDSAVLNGKAEDLSYFHLNGNETDEGQESPQSSQLGSHSSPVKRQPPAVSKKPKLSFLPPFSPQSINEPLPSQQEQTSSLYRTEDQVDALHIKAKDEEEEKEREQQEEEDISEGTAPLAGSSEACTEIKDESHISACEETSLDSGPTNGEAHDEEEEEGDGASSTTGSISSQEDDTGEVFDSSTAESSPAPSANGAAERNMVTPTPTRPRTTEDLFAAIHRSKRKVLGRKDSEDEKSRAGSHPPSPPATPTSASPVGPASPLPRQTSSIQRNLRKSSTSSDTFKALLLKKGSRSETSFRMSAAEMLRSTDPRFQRTRSESALESPASPSSPTTPHSPFASPGRAKRATDEWSRHEAPAASSPASPSYSMGGSKYGRSRTPPSAASSKYNARSRILSSPMTVICEREGELAESEYADAAEALQNANGTLSEGSRT, from the exons ATGGTCTTCATTGGGACCTCATTAAAATCTGTGATTAAATACTTCAAAAGGAAGG CGGTGTCTAATCTGGATGAGGAGAGCAAGTGGACGGTCCATTACACGGCTCCGTGGCACCAGCAGGAGAACGTGTTCCTGCCAGGCAGCAGGCCACCCTGTGTAGAAGACCTCCATCGACAGGCCAAAGTCAACCTCAAGACTGCTCTGCGAG AATGTGACAAGCTGAGGAAGGATGGTTTCCGGAGCTCCCAGTACTACTCTCAGGGTCCCACCTTCTCTGACCCCATTCAGTccaccagcagcctgcaggACGACGAGGACGATGAAACCGACAAGAAG TCCACAGCATCGTCAGCAGAAGATGACAAATCGGAGCTCTCCATGAGGCCCCAGACGCCACAGGGAGGCGACGAAGAAGGGGAGGAGTCAGAGGTTGACAGGCAGATGGTATGGAACAAGGCCATGCCCCTTCCCACGCCTGAAGAGAAGATGAGGCGGGCAGCGCAGGCCGTGCCCACGGACATAGTCGCCATCAACGTCACAG GGGCAGTGTTTGACCGACAGGCGAGCATCCGGCGTTCCCTCATTAACACTGACACCGTGTCCCGTCGGCCCAAGAAGGTCAAACGCAGAAAGACTATATCAGGTCTGCCTGAAAACATCAACATGGAGCTAG CAGCGAAAGGACGTGGCGGGGAGCTCCGGCCGCATTCCATGTTCATCCCAGGACAGTACTCCACTTTAGGCCGAGTAGGCAGCGTGAACTCCACACTCCGACGTTCAGACACCAGAGATTCGAGCTGCCAAACTGAAGAAGTCAAGGTTGTACCCCCGTCCATGAGAAGAATCCGGGCACAGAGGGGGCAGGGCATCGCCGCCCAGATGGCTGgcatttctgcttcttcttcaacAGGAAGTATATCCATCTCCAGTACTGACAGCTCTGGGATCTTGATGCTGCCACATCAGTTTAATGCGGACCCCTCCCGTTTCCACAGTCTGCCTAGACAGGGTGCAAGGGTGTCTCTCAGTGCAGATCCCATCTATAGCAGCACTCCCATCAAGTCAGAGGAGCTGTCTACATCTCAGAGGCAGATTGGAAAGCTTCAGGTTGATGATACGGTGGTGCACATGAGAAATGCCCCGAGGACAGGGACCCTGCCCCGGCCCAAGTCTCAGGAGGTGAGGGCGACACAGTCCAGTGAATGGGGCGGGGGTCCAGCCTGTGTGGTCTCACCGCATGCTGCTTATTCCACCTCGCTCATCCCCAACGCCACCATGTCCAAGTCTACCGAGGTCATTGCCCTCAGCTCATCTGGCCAGATCCCTCACACCCCAGCCTCCGCTTACGCCACAGCTCGACCACTCAGCCTGGCTTCCTCCATCAACACTGACCCTGCAACGTCAAGTCCAACAGGCTTCACCCACAGCTCCACCTGCCCGGCGCTGGCTACCTCCACCCCAACACATGCACCACAGGACGGTGGTCTGGTGCTGGCAGCAACTGCTAGCGAGTCAGGGCACTCGGACAGCAGCGCACACAGCCTCAGCACCCTGGCCCCCACACCTCCATCCCGCCTAGCGGAGGAACAGTGGATGTATGACACACCAGACAACGTGGTGGCCCCACACCGCactctgacctccagctgctccactccTATCAACCAGCTGTACAGCAGCCTGGAGCTCTCCTCCCGGACCACGACTGACTCCAGCTCCCTGTACTCGCAGGACAATGACGGATACTACACCTCCATGCACCTGGACTCGGGCCTGCGCTCCCGCAGCCATGGCAGCGGGCACGGGGCAGGAGCGGGGCGTGCCATGAGACACAGCATGTATGAGTGCCGCGAGATGGCCAATCAGGACGACTCTGGAAGTCTGTACAGTGATCACTCGCTGTCCCGCAGCATCTCCCTTCGCAAGTCCAAAAAGCCTCCTCTGCCCCCGGCCCGCACAGACTCTCTACGACGCAAGCCTGGTGTGAAGAAACCCCTCGGAGGGGTTAGCGCCCTGGGCGGCGCTAGCCAAGCTAATGGAGCCATGCTCAACGAGTCTCTCATTGCCAGCTTGCAGCAGAGCCTTCAAATGGGATTGAAGGGAGGCAAAGGAAAGGGCGCCTCCCCGTCCTCACCCTCTCACAGCCCCAGCAGCGACTACGACGACCCCTGGTTGCTGCGGCCGCGCAGCCAGAGCAGCATTAGCGCAGGTAGCTCTGCGGCGTCGCTAGCAGCTAACACAAACTGCAGCGGCGTGTCTAACGTGTACTCGCTGTGCCACGTCACGCCCGCTCACAGCGACACCAGCAGCTTGCGCTCCGATTACGCCGACTCGTGGGGTTATTATATGGAGTACCCGCGTAACCACGGCGACCAGAGGGCGCAGACCCCTCCAGCGCATGCTGCAGATAACATATCTGTTGGGCCTCTCCAAGGAGGCCTGCAGAATGGAGGCGAGTGTCCTAACAGACAGGACCACCCTGGAGGTGCAGagcagggggagggggtggcGGTGAAGCCCaaagcctccacctcctcaccaGACAGAGTACACAGACTCACCTCCCCCTCTAGCGGCTACTCCAGCCAGTCCAACACCCCCACCGCGGGAACCCCAGTGCCGTCGATCGCCAGGTCCCAGTCTCCCTCCGGCAACCGACCCAAACCCAAAGTGCCGGAGAGGAAGTCCTcccttctgtcttctgtgtccatgtcctcctcctccacctccctctcctccaacaCTTCAGACTCACTGAAGAGCACgggtcctcctccacctccaccgctgCCCCTCTTTTCATCCTCGGCTCCCAGCACTCCACTTAGCCCACCCCCACCTTTCCCCCCTCCGTTGCCCCCAAGTTCCAGTGCAGACagtcctccaccagctcccccGTTACCAGCCACACCACAGCCTAACTCTCTCAACCCACCCGCTAGCTCTACGTCCCCAGAgtttccacctcctccatcccctGAAATGCTTATTCACCCTAGTTTATCCTTCAATGGGAGCTTCAGTCCTCCCCCACCGCCTCCACTTCCCTCCTTAGGgccccctccgcctccacctcctccgctgCCCACCTTTAGCTCATCTTTTGCATCTACATCTTTTGTGAAGAGAGAAACAGACGCTCCCAAACCAGCTGCTTCCAGTAGCCCTGAAAAGTCACAGAAGCCCCTGATCACCCCGTTTGCGCTGCAAAGTGTCCAGTTACGCTCTGTTAAACGGCCAGATAAGGAAACGAATGACAACTCAGACCCCATCATGACCCGAGAAACAGAGGGACTGCCTCTGCTTCAAAAGCCCCCAGTCATGGAGAAACCCTGCTCCCAGGAGAACAACACTGTGTTCCCTGTGTTCAACAACTCCCCAGATGAAGACTCGCGTAACTCCTCACCATCACCTGTATCACAGCTTTTAGAAGGCTTCTCATTAGACTGCAGTATCACAGATGAAACACCAGATAGTGCTGTCttaaatggaaaagctgaagatCTGAGTTACTTTCACTTGAATGGgaatgaaacagatgaaggGCAGGAATCGCCGCAGAGCTCCCAGCTTGGCTCGCACAGCTCTCCTGTCAAACGACAGCCCCCTGCAGTCTCCAAGAAACCAAAGCTCTCCTTCCTCCCGCCATTTAGCCCCCAATCAATCAATGAACCACTTCCATCTCAGCAGGAACAAACAAGCAGCCTGTACCGGACGGAGGACCAAGTGGATGCTCTGCACATCAAGGcaaaagatgaggaggaagaaaaggagagggagcaacaggaggaggaggatattTCAGAAGGCACCGCGCCATTAGCGGGGAGCAGCGAAGCATGCACAGAAATCAAGGACGAATCTCACATCTCAGCCTGCGAGGAGACAAGCCTTGACTCTGGACCCACGAACGGAGAGGCTcatgatgaggaagaagaggagggagacggagcgagCAGCACCACAGGGTCCATCAGCTCCCAGGAGGATGACACAG gtgaGGTGTTCGACTCCAGTACGGCTGAATCGTCTCCGGCCCCGTCGGCCAACGGGGCGGCTGAGAGGAACATGGTCACCCCGACTCCCACGCGGCCCCGGACCACCGAGGACCTGTTCGCTGCCATTCACAG GTCCAAGCGCAAGGTCCTGGGTCGCAAGGACTCTGAGGACGAGAAGTCCCGCGCCGGGAGCcaccccccgtctccccccgccACCCCCACCAGCGCGTCCCCCGTCGGCCCGGCGTCCCCGCTGCCCCGGCAGACCAGCTCCATCCAGCGCAACCTCCGCAAGTCGTCCACCAGCAGCGACACCTTCAaggcgctgctgctgaagaagggCAGCCGCTCCGAGACCAGCTTCCGAATGTCCGCCGCCGAGATGCTGCGCTCCACCGACCCGCGCTTCCAGCGGACGCGCTCCGAGTCGGCGCTGGAGtcgcccgcctccccctcctccccgaccaccccccacagcccctTCGCCTCCCCCGGACGCGCCAAGCGGGCCACGGACGAGTGGAGCCGCCACGAGGCCCCGGCCGCGTCCTCGCCGGCGTCGCCGTCCTACTCCATGGGCGGCTCCAAGTACGGGCGCTCCCGCACGCCGCCGTCGGCCGCCAGCAGCAAGTACAACGCGCGCAGCCGCATCCTCAGCAGCCCCATGACGGTCATCTGCGAACGGGAGGGCGAGCTGGCTGAGAGCGAGTACGCGGACGCTGCAGAGGCGCTCCAGAACGCCAACGGCACTTTATCTGAAGGGAGCAGAACTTAA
- the nhsl1b gene encoding NHS-like protein 1 isoform X9 — protein MVFIGTSLKSVIKYFKRKAVSNLDEESKWTVHYTAPWHQQENVFLPGSRPPCVEDLHRQAKVNLKTALRECDKLRKDGFRSSQYYSQGPTFSDPIQSTSSLQDDEDDETDKKSTASSAEDDKSELSMRPQTPQGGDEEGEESEVDRQMVWNKAMPLPTPEEKMRRAAQAVPTDIVAINVTGAVFDRQASIRRSLINTDTVSRRPKKVKRRKTISGLPENINMELAKGRGGELRPHSMFIPGQYSTLGRVGSVNSTLRRSDTRDSSCQTEEVKVVPPSMRRIRAQRGQGIAAQMAGISASSSTGSISISSTDSSGILMLPHQFNADPSRFHSLPRQGARVSLSADPIYSSTPIKSEELSTSQRQIGKLQVDDTVVHMRNAPRTGTLPRPKSQEVRATQSSEWGGGPACVVSPHAAYSTSLIPNATMSKSTEVIALSSSGQIPHTPASAYATARPLSLASSINTDPATSSPTGFTHSSTCPALATSTPTHAPQDGGLVLAATASESGHSDSSAHSLSTLAPTPPSRLAEEQWMYDTPDNVVAPHRTLTSSCSTPINQLYSSLELSSRTTTDSSSLYSQDNDGYYTSMHLDSGLRSRSHGSGHGAGAGRAMRHSMYECREMANQDDSGSLYSDHSLSRSISLRKSKKPPLPPARTDSLRRKPGVKKPLGGVSALGGASQANGAMLNESLIASLQQSLQMGLKGGKGKGASPSSPSHSPSSDYDDPWLLRPRSQSSISAGSSAASLAANTNCSGVSNVYSLCHVTPAHSDTSSLRSDYADSWGYYMEYPRNHGDQRAQTPPAHAADNISVGPLQGGLQNGGECPNRQDHPGGAEQGEGVAVKPKASTSSPDRVHRLTSPSSGYSSQSNTPTAGTPVPSIARSQSPSGNRPKPKVPERKSSLLSSVSMSSSSTSLSSNTSDSLKSTGPPPPPPLPLFSSSAPSTPLSPPPPFPPPLPPSSSADSPPPAPPLPATPQPNSLNPPASSTSPEFPPPPSPEMLIHPSLSFNGSFSPPPPPPLPSLGPPPPPPPPLPTFSSSFASTSFVKRETDAPKPAASSSPEKSQKPLITPFALQSVQLRSVKRPDKETNDNSDPIMTRETEGLPLLQKPPVMEKPCSQENNTVFPVFNNSPDEDSRNSSPSPVSQLLEGFSLDCSITDETPDSAVLNGKAEDLSYFHLNGNETDEGQESPQSSQLGSHSSPVKRQPPAVSKKPKLSFLPPFSPQSINEPLPSQQEQTSSLYRTEDQVDALHIKAKDEEEEKEREQQEEEDISEGTAPLAGSSEACTEIKDESHISACEETSLDSGPTNGEAHDEEEEEGDGASSTTGSISSQEDDTGEVFDSSTAESSPAPSANGAAERNMVTPTPTRPRTTEDLFAAIHRSKRKVLGRKDSEDEKSRAGSHPPSPPATPTSASPVGPASPLPRQTSSIQRNLRKSSTSSDTFKALLLKKGSRSETSFRMSAAEMLRSTDPRFQRTRSESALESPASPSSPTTPHSPFASPGRAKRATDEWSRHEAPAASSPASPSYSMGGSKYGRSRTPPSAASSKYNARSRILSSPMTVICEREGELAESEYADAAEALQNANGTLSEGSRT, from the exons ATGGTCTTCATTGGGACCTCATTAAAATCTGTGATTAAATACTTCAAAAGGAAGG CGGTGTCTAATCTGGATGAGGAGAGCAAGTGGACGGTCCATTACACGGCTCCGTGGCACCAGCAGGAGAACGTGTTCCTGCCAGGCAGCAGGCCACCCTGTGTAGAAGACCTCCATCGACAGGCCAAAGTCAACCTCAAGACTGCTCTGCGAG AATGTGACAAGCTGAGGAAGGATGGTTTCCGGAGCTCCCAGTACTACTCTCAGGGTCCCACCTTCTCTGACCCCATTCAGTccaccagcagcctgcaggACGACGAGGACGATGAAACCGACAAGAAG TCCACAGCATCGTCAGCAGAAGATGACAAATCGGAGCTCTCCATGAGGCCCCAGACGCCACAGGGAGGCGACGAAGAAGGGGAGGAGTCAGAGGTTGACAGGCAGATGGTATGGAACAAGGCCATGCCCCTTCCCACGCCTGAAGAGAAGATGAGGCGGGCAGCGCAGGCCGTGCCCACGGACATAGTCGCCATCAACGTCACAG GGGCAGTGTTTGACCGACAGGCGAGCATCCGGCGTTCCCTCATTAACACTGACACCGTGTCCCGTCGGCCCAAGAAGGTCAAACGCAGAAAGACTATATCAGGTCTGCCTGAAAACATCAACATGGAGCTAG CGAAAGGACGTGGCGGGGAGCTCCGGCCGCATTCCATGTTCATCCCAGGACAGTACTCCACTTTAGGCCGAGTAGGCAGCGTGAACTCCACACTCCGACGTTCAGACACCAGAGATTCGAGCTGCCAAACTGAAGAAGTCAAGGTTGTACCCCCGTCCATGAGAAGAATCCGGGCACAGAGGGGGCAGGGCATCGCCGCCCAGATGGCTGgcatttctgcttcttcttcaacAGGAAGTATATCCATCTCCAGTACTGACAGCTCTGGGATCTTGATGCTGCCACATCAGTTTAATGCGGACCCCTCCCGTTTCCACAGTCTGCCTAGACAGGGTGCAAGGGTGTCTCTCAGTGCAGATCCCATCTATAGCAGCACTCCCATCAAGTCAGAGGAGCTGTCTACATCTCAGAGGCAGATTGGAAAGCTTCAGGTTGATGATACGGTGGTGCACATGAGAAATGCCCCGAGGACAGGGACCCTGCCCCGGCCCAAGTCTCAGGAGGTGAGGGCGACACAGTCCAGTGAATGGGGCGGGGGTCCAGCCTGTGTGGTCTCACCGCATGCTGCTTATTCCACCTCGCTCATCCCCAACGCCACCATGTCCAAGTCTACCGAGGTCATTGCCCTCAGCTCATCTGGCCAGATCCCTCACACCCCAGCCTCCGCTTACGCCACAGCTCGACCACTCAGCCTGGCTTCCTCCATCAACACTGACCCTGCAACGTCAAGTCCAACAGGCTTCACCCACAGCTCCACCTGCCCGGCGCTGGCTACCTCCACCCCAACACATGCACCACAGGACGGTGGTCTGGTGCTGGCAGCAACTGCTAGCGAGTCAGGGCACTCGGACAGCAGCGCACACAGCCTCAGCACCCTGGCCCCCACACCTCCATCCCGCCTAGCGGAGGAACAGTGGATGTATGACACACCAGACAACGTGGTGGCCCCACACCGCactctgacctccagctgctccactccTATCAACCAGCTGTACAGCAGCCTGGAGCTCTCCTCCCGGACCACGACTGACTCCAGCTCCCTGTACTCGCAGGACAATGACGGATACTACACCTCCATGCACCTGGACTCGGGCCTGCGCTCCCGCAGCCATGGCAGCGGGCACGGGGCAGGAGCGGGGCGTGCCATGAGACACAGCATGTATGAGTGCCGCGAGATGGCCAATCAGGACGACTCTGGAAGTCTGTACAGTGATCACTCGCTGTCCCGCAGCATCTCCCTTCGCAAGTCCAAAAAGCCTCCTCTGCCCCCGGCCCGCACAGACTCTCTACGACGCAAGCCTGGTGTGAAGAAACCCCTCGGAGGGGTTAGCGCCCTGGGCGGCGCTAGCCAAGCTAATGGAGCCATGCTCAACGAGTCTCTCATTGCCAGCTTGCAGCAGAGCCTTCAAATGGGATTGAAGGGAGGCAAAGGAAAGGGCGCCTCCCCGTCCTCACCCTCTCACAGCCCCAGCAGCGACTACGACGACCCCTGGTTGCTGCGGCCGCGCAGCCAGAGCAGCATTAGCGCAGGTAGCTCTGCGGCGTCGCTAGCAGCTAACACAAACTGCAGCGGCGTGTCTAACGTGTACTCGCTGTGCCACGTCACGCCCGCTCACAGCGACACCAGCAGCTTGCGCTCCGATTACGCCGACTCGTGGGGTTATTATATGGAGTACCCGCGTAACCACGGCGACCAGAGGGCGCAGACCCCTCCAGCGCATGCTGCAGATAACATATCTGTTGGGCCTCTCCAAGGAGGCCTGCAGAATGGAGGCGAGTGTCCTAACAGACAGGACCACCCTGGAGGTGCAGagcagggggagggggtggcGGTGAAGCCCaaagcctccacctcctcaccaGACAGAGTACACAGACTCACCTCCCCCTCTAGCGGCTACTCCAGCCAGTCCAACACCCCCACCGCGGGAACCCCAGTGCCGTCGATCGCCAGGTCCCAGTCTCCCTCCGGCAACCGACCCAAACCCAAAGTGCCGGAGAGGAAGTCCTcccttctgtcttctgtgtccatgtcctcctcctccacctccctctcctccaacaCTTCAGACTCACTGAAGAGCACgggtcctcctccacctccaccgctgCCCCTCTTTTCATCCTCGGCTCCCAGCACTCCACTTAGCCCACCCCCACCTTTCCCCCCTCCGTTGCCCCCAAGTTCCAGTGCAGACagtcctccaccagctcccccGTTACCAGCCACACCACAGCCTAACTCTCTCAACCCACCCGCTAGCTCTACGTCCCCAGAgtttccacctcctccatcccctGAAATGCTTATTCACCCTAGTTTATCCTTCAATGGGAGCTTCAGTCCTCCCCCACCGCCTCCACTTCCCTCCTTAGGgccccctccgcctccacctcctccgctgCCCACCTTTAGCTCATCTTTTGCATCTACATCTTTTGTGAAGAGAGAAACAGACGCTCCCAAACCAGCTGCTTCCAGTAGCCCTGAAAAGTCACAGAAGCCCCTGATCACCCCGTTTGCGCTGCAAAGTGTCCAGTTACGCTCTGTTAAACGGCCAGATAAGGAAACGAATGACAACTCAGACCCCATCATGACCCGAGAAACAGAGGGACTGCCTCTGCTTCAAAAGCCCCCAGTCATGGAGAAACCCTGCTCCCAGGAGAACAACACTGTGTTCCCTGTGTTCAACAACTCCCCAGATGAAGACTCGCGTAACTCCTCACCATCACCTGTATCACAGCTTTTAGAAGGCTTCTCATTAGACTGCAGTATCACAGATGAAACACCAGATAGTGCTGTCttaaatggaaaagctgaagatCTGAGTTACTTTCACTTGAATGGgaatgaaacagatgaaggGCAGGAATCGCCGCAGAGCTCCCAGCTTGGCTCGCACAGCTCTCCTGTCAAACGACAGCCCCCTGCAGTCTCCAAGAAACCAAAGCTCTCCTTCCTCCCGCCATTTAGCCCCCAATCAATCAATGAACCACTTCCATCTCAGCAGGAACAAACAAGCAGCCTGTACCGGACGGAGGACCAAGTGGATGCTCTGCACATCAAGGcaaaagatgaggaggaagaaaaggagagggagcaacaggaggaggaggatattTCAGAAGGCACCGCGCCATTAGCGGGGAGCAGCGAAGCATGCACAGAAATCAAGGACGAATCTCACATCTCAGCCTGCGAGGAGACAAGCCTTGACTCTGGACCCACGAACGGAGAGGCTcatgatgaggaagaagaggagggagacggagcgagCAGCACCACAGGGTCCATCAGCTCCCAGGAGGATGACACAG gtgaGGTGTTCGACTCCAGTACGGCTGAATCGTCTCCGGCCCCGTCGGCCAACGGGGCGGCTGAGAGGAACATGGTCACCCCGACTCCCACGCGGCCCCGGACCACCGAGGACCTGTTCGCTGCCATTCACAG GTCCAAGCGCAAGGTCCTGGGTCGCAAGGACTCTGAGGACGAGAAGTCCCGCGCCGGGAGCcaccccccgtctccccccgccACCCCCACCAGCGCGTCCCCCGTCGGCCCGGCGTCCCCGCTGCCCCGGCAGACCAGCTCCATCCAGCGCAACCTCCGCAAGTCGTCCACCAGCAGCGACACCTTCAaggcgctgctgctgaagaagggCAGCCGCTCCGAGACCAGCTTCCGAATGTCCGCCGCCGAGATGCTGCGCTCCACCGACCCGCGCTTCCAGCGGACGCGCTCCGAGTCGGCGCTGGAGtcgcccgcctccccctcctccccgaccaccccccacagcccctTCGCCTCCCCCGGACGCGCCAAGCGGGCCACGGACGAGTGGAGCCGCCACGAGGCCCCGGCCGCGTCCTCGCCGGCGTCGCCGTCCTACTCCATGGGCGGCTCCAAGTACGGGCGCTCCCGCACGCCGCCGTCGGCCGCCAGCAGCAAGTACAACGCGCGCAGCCGCATCCTCAGCAGCCCCATGACGGTCATCTGCGAACGGGAGGGCGAGCTGGCTGAGAGCGAGTACGCGGACGCTGCAGAGGCGCTCCAGAACGCCAACGGCACTTTATCTGAAGGGAGCAGAACTTAA